The Actinomadura graeca nucleotide sequence TTCCCGGTCGCGGCGGGCCTGTTCACCCCGCCCGTGGCGGACGGGGCGTGGTGGGCGCAGGTCGCCGGGCTGGTGCTGCTGTCCGCGGCGATCGCGGTGTCGCGGGCGTGGCCGCTGGCGGCGCTGGTGGCGGTCCTGGCGCTGGTGCTGCTGAACGGCAACTACGGGTTCGCGGTGCCCGTGCTGTCCTACCTGACCGGACGGCGGTCGCCGCGGGCGCGTCCGGTGCTGTGGGTGTTCACCGGGGTGTTCGCCGGCGGGTCGCTGCTGAACCTGGCGCGCGGCGTCGACGTGACGACGTGGTTCCCGCTGACGATCTGGCTGGTGCTGCTGGGCGTCCTGCCGTGGCTGGTGGGCCGCTACTGGCGGCAGTACCAGGAGCTGCTGCGGGCCGGGTGGGAGCGCGCGGACCGGCTCGAGCGCGAGCAGCTGATCATCGCCGACCGGGAGCGGCTGCGCGAGCGCGCGCGGATCGCCCAGGACATGCACGACTCCCTCGGCCACGAGCTGGCGCTGATCGCGGTGCGGGCGGGGGCGCTGCAGGTGGCGTCCGGGCTGGACGAGCGGCACCGGCGCGCGGCGGCGGAACTGCGCGCGGGCGCGGCCGAGGCGACCGAGCACCTGCGGGAGATCATCGGGGTGCTCCGGGTGGACACCGCCGGTGACGCCGGCGCGGCGGGCGGCGGGCGGGGCGGGCCCCGCACGCGCCCGGCCGGGGAGGGCATCGCGGACCTGGTGGAGCGCGCCCACGCCTCGGGGGTCCCGGTCCGCCTGCAGCTCACCGGCGCGGGCGCCGCGGCCCCGCGGATGCCGGATCTGCCGGGGCTGGTGGGGCTGGCCGCGCACCGGGTCGTGCAGGAGGGCATCACCAACGCCGCCAAGCACGCCCCGGGCGCCGCCGTCACCGTCACCGTGGGCCCCCGCGGCGGCGGTGACGGCGGCGGTGACGGCGGCGGGCAGGACACGGTCCGGGTGCGGGTGGCCAACCAGCCGCCGGAGGCGCCGCCGCTGATGCCCTCCGGAGGGGGCAGCGGCCTGACGGGCCTGGCCGAACGCGTCCGCCTCGCCGGCGGGACGCTGCGCGCGGGCCCGGTCACCGGCGGCGGCTTCGAGATCGTCGCCGACCTTCCCGCGGCGCCGCCGCCCGCCGGGCAGCCCGGCGCGGCGGGCGACGCGCCCCCGCGCGCCGCGCCCGCCCTCACCGCGGCCGGCGCCCACCCCGGCCCCGCCGCCCGCGCCGGACACGGCACCGCAGACGGCACGGCCGGCGTCCCCGCCGGTGCCGGTGGCGTGCCGCCGGGAGGGGAGTGGGCGTCGGAGTCGGCGCGGTACCTGGAACGCGAACGCCGCCAGGTCCGCCGCGGGCTGATCGTGGCGATCGCCGTCCCGGCCGGGCTGATCACGGTGCTGGTGGCGGTGATGGTCGCCTACTTCGTCTCCGCCACCTTCGACGCGGTGCTGCCGCCCGGCGACTACGACGCGCTGCGCGTCGGGGACCCGCAGGCGCGGGTGGAGCGGGTCCTGCCGTCCCGGGAGGCGATGGGCGTCGGCGACATCAAGCTCCGCGAACCCGAGCCGGCGGGCGCGGACTGCCGCTACTACCGGCCCGACGCCAGCCTGCTGGGCCTGAGCCGCATCTACCGGCTGTGCTTCACCGGCGGCACACTGACCAGCAAGAACACCTATCCCACCGGGACGGGCGGAAAGGACGGCCAGTGATCCGGGTGCTGCTCGCCGACGACGAGGCGATGATCCGCGCGGGGGTCCGGGCGATCCTGTCGGCCGACGCGGGCATCGAGGTGGTCGCCGAGGCCGCCGACGGGCACCAGGCGGTCGAGCTGACCCTCGGGCACCGCCCGGACGTGACGCTGCTGGACATCCGCATGCCGCGGCTGGACGGCCTGGCCGCCGCGGCCGAGCTGCGCCGCGTCGCCCCCGCCACCGGCGTGATCATGCTGACGACGTTCGGGGAGGACGAGTACATCGCCCAGGCCCTGTCGGGCGGCGCCAGCGGGTTCCTGCTCAAGTCCGGCGACCCCCGCGAGCTCATCGCCGGTGTCCGCGCCGTCGCCGAGGGCGCGGCGTACCTGTCCCCGAAGGTCGCCCACCGGGTGATCACGGAGCTGAGCGGCGGCCGCATGGCCGGCGGCGCCCGCGCCCGGGAGCGGACCGACGGCCTGACCCCCCGTGAGCGGCAGGTGCTGGCGCTGCTGGGAGCGGGGCTGTCCAACGCCGAGATCGCCGGGCGCCTGCACGTGGTGGAGGGGACCGTCAAGGCGTACGTGAGCGCCATCCTGACCCGCCTGGACGTCCGCAACCGCGTCCAGGCCGCGGTGATCGCCTACGAGGCGGGTCTCGTCGAGGGCATCGACGAGACCCCCCGCGCCACCTGAGCGCCCGGACGCGCCAGGCAGGCGCCGGTCAGGCGGCCGTCACGCGTCGCGGCGGCGCAGGACCGCGGCACCGCCCCACAGCCCCGCGGCCGTCCACGCCACCAGGACCAGCAGCGCCGCCCACGCCGGGTAGGGGCCGCCGCCGCCCAGCAGGTAGCGGCCGGCGCTGCTGGGCAGGGCGTCCCCCACGTCGGCCAGCAGCCGCGACCGGCTGTTGGCCAGCGTCACCGGCAGCACCAGCAGGAACAGCACCGCCGAGGTCAGGGTCGCGGCGGTGCTGCGCAGCGCCGCCGCGGCCCCCAGGATCAGCAGGCCCGCCAGCACCAGGTACACCCCCATCGCCGCCGCGTCACGCGCCAGCGCGCCCGCGCCCAGCCGCCCCCACCTGCCCAGCGCCGGGTAAGCGGCCGCCGTCCCCGCCAGGTTCAGCACGATCCCGGCGGGGAACACCACCGCCGCTACCACGGCCGCCTTGGCGAGCATCATCCGCCGCCGCACCGGCACGCACTGCAGCGTCGTGCGGATGCTCCCGG carries:
- a CDS encoding sensor histidine kinase — its product is MNHSATPSPRTRPRRAGRAAAVRAGLRTAGPAARAAALTFARDARTGALRERLRRPARSALVKDIVLLAVLAFPVAAGLFTPPVADGAWWAQVAGLVLLSAAIAVSRAWPLAALVAVLALVLLNGNYGFAVPVLSYLTGRRSPRARPVLWVFTGVFAGGSLLNLARGVDVTTWFPLTIWLVLLGVLPWLVGRYWRQYQELLRAGWERADRLEREQLIIADRERLRERARIAQDMHDSLGHELALIAVRAGALQVASGLDERHRRAAAELRAGAAEATEHLREIIGVLRVDTAGDAGAAGGGRGGPRTRPAGEGIADLVERAHASGVPVRLQLTGAGAAAPRMPDLPGLVGLAAHRVVQEGITNAAKHAPGAAVTVTVGPRGGGDGGGDGGGQDTVRVRVANQPPEAPPLMPSGGGSGLTGLAERVRLAGGTLRAGPVTGGGFEIVADLPAAPPPAGQPGAAGDAPPRAAPALTAAGAHPGPAARAGHGTADGTAGVPAGAGGVPPGGEWASESARYLERERRQVRRGLIVAIAVPAGLITVLVAVMVAYFVSATFDAVLPPGDYDALRVGDPQARVERVLPSREAMGVGDIKLREPEPAGADCRYYRPDASLLGLSRIYRLCFTGGTLTSKNTYPTGTGGKDGQ
- a CDS encoding response regulator, which translates into the protein MIRVLLADDEAMIRAGVRAILSADAGIEVVAEAADGHQAVELTLGHRPDVTLLDIRMPRLDGLAAAAELRRVAPATGVIMLTTFGEDEYIAQALSGGASGFLLKSGDPRELIAGVRAVAEGAAYLSPKVAHRVITELSGGRMAGGARARERTDGLTPRERQVLALLGAGLSNAEIAGRLHVVEGTVKAYVSAILTRLDVRNRVQAAVIAYEAGLVEGIDETPRAT